From the genome of Geobacter sp. SVR, one region includes:
- a CDS encoding DUF342 domain-containing protein has translation MDTPFSATFSDTDEALRRSIAGREFQGSGYRLYVWISGSRLECRCSYVPQGPDSGITRDALLGYLTEAGITEGVIPEALEEFLAEAGAGRTLSMVLIAAGVTPEKGENGWLSYLAQPSVVDTHESDDSANIDLHNVQTFINVMPGDEIARIIPPEPGTPGKGVTGEMLASQPGKALDLKVGNGIRTSEEGSLLIAEIAGRVCLALGEISVAQEYVVAGDVDFRVGSIVFNGFVEVRGDVLDGFNITAIKGLRVNGNIGACSIVSEGDIAFCGMAGQEKGSIRCGGSITANFIHDCTVECAGDLVIDVELHNCQVSTLGKIMVNRGAVAGGCYTALGGIETKKAGSPASVKTTFNAGIDYREMAEFERLLHEQEENSARMKQACSFLELEELRKGAMALSERLIAIRNRSEQAANPKLNVKGIMYDNTFVHLGMTPKQRLDEHSGPLSIIENTIDGGLRILAMTALDVKACDLEMAFIRSRHFNESVVLYDMR, from the coding sequence ATGGATACTCCATTCTCCGCTACCTTTTCAGATACGGATGAAGCCCTGCGGAGGAGCATTGCGGGCAGGGAATTCCAGGGCTCCGGCTATCGCCTGTATGTCTGGATTTCAGGCAGCAGACTGGAGTGCCGCTGCAGTTACGTACCCCAGGGGCCTGACAGCGGTATTACCAGGGATGCCCTGCTGGGATATCTCACCGAAGCGGGCATTACCGAAGGGGTCATTCCTGAAGCGCTGGAGGAATTTCTGGCCGAGGCTGGCGCCGGGCGTACGCTTTCCATGGTGCTGATAGCCGCAGGGGTGACGCCGGAGAAGGGTGAAAACGGCTGGCTCTCCTACCTGGCTCAACCGTCGGTGGTCGATACCCATGAAAGTGACGATTCCGCCAACATCGATCTCCATAATGTTCAGACCTTCATTAATGTCATGCCCGGTGACGAGATTGCGCGCATCATCCCGCCCGAGCCCGGAACACCTGGCAAAGGGGTGACGGGGGAGATGCTTGCATCCCAGCCCGGAAAAGCGCTGGATCTCAAGGTGGGCAACGGCATTCGCACCAGCGAAGAGGGCAGCCTGCTCATCGCCGAAATTGCCGGCCGGGTATGTCTTGCTCTGGGTGAAATTTCAGTTGCCCAGGAGTACGTCGTTGCGGGTGACGTGGATTTCCGGGTCGGCTCGATCGTGTTCAACGGTTTCGTCGAGGTGCGAGGGGATGTGCTCGATGGCTTCAACATCACCGCCATCAAAGGACTGCGCGTCAACGGCAATATCGGTGCCTGCTCCATCGTCAGTGAAGGGGACATCGCCTTCTGCGGGATGGCCGGGCAGGAGAAGGGCTCCATCCGGTGCGGCGGGTCGATTACGGCCAATTTCATACACGATTGCACTGTCGAGTGCGCCGGGGACCTGGTCATCGATGTGGAACTCCATAATTGTCAGGTCAGCACCCTCGGAAAAATCATGGTGAACCGGGGGGCTGTTGCGGGGGGCTGCTATACCGCCCTGGGAGGGATTGAGACCAAGAAGGCAGGATCGCCGGCATCGGTCAAGACCACCTTCAATGCAGGCATCGACTACCGGGAAATGGCCGAGTTCGAACGGCTGCTTCACGAGCAGGAGGAAAACAGCGCTCGCATGAAACAGGCCTGTTCGTTCCTGGAGCTGGAAGAGCTGCGCAAGGGGGCAATGGCACTGTCGGAACGATTGATTGCCATCCGCAACCGCTCGGAACAGGCAGCCAATCCGAAGCTCAACGTCAAGGGGATCATGTACGACAACACCTTCGTACACCTTGGCATGACGCCGAAACAGAGACTCGATGAGCATTCCGGACCGCTCAGCATCATTGAGAACACCATCGATGGGGGGCTGCGCATTCTTGCCATGACCGCTCTCGACGTCAAGGCCTGCGACCTGGAGATGGCCTTTATCAGAAGCAGGCATTTCAACGAATCGGTCGTTTTGTATGACATGCGCTGA
- a CDS encoding TatD family hydrolase, with translation MNDTITLIDSHTHVYYRDYADDFEQMLQRASDAGVAAMLVVGTDIESSRESVALADKYPHLYAAVGIHPHDAAGVTEKCYDEIRELALSSPKVVAIGEIGLDFFRDRSPRDEQETVFRRLLRLARELDKPVIVHDRDAHEQVLACLKEERVNSGVLHCFSGDTAMAAEAIAMGFYISIPGTVTYPANDALREVVRATSIDRMLVETDCPYLSPVPHRGKRNEPAHVRLAAERVAEVKGLTLSDVARITTKNVRDLFGIRLWDQSTKIAYMIRNSLYLNITNRCSNRCSFCAKFDDFTVKGHNLLLDGEPSYEEVMAAIGEPQGIDEVVFCGYGESLIRLDLVKQVAAAMKQRGYRVRINTDGQANLVHGRNILPELAGLVDSISVSLNAPDAETYERLCNTPFGQAGFEGMCDFIRQAQQHIPTVVASAVTVPGIDIEACRRLADSLGAEFRIRDYAEVG, from the coding sequence ATGAACGACACCATTACCCTGATTGATTCACATACCCATGTCTATTACCGCGATTATGCCGATGATTTCGAGCAGATGCTGCAGCGCGCCTCCGATGCCGGAGTGGCTGCCATGCTGGTGGTCGGAACGGATATCGAGTCGAGCCGCGAGTCGGTGGCCCTGGCAGACAAATATCCCCACCTGTACGCTGCGGTCGGTATTCACCCCCATGATGCCGCCGGGGTGACCGAAAAGTGCTACGACGAGATCCGGGAGCTGGCGCTCTCCAGCCCCAAAGTGGTGGCCATCGGCGAGATCGGTCTGGATTTTTTCCGGGACCGCTCCCCCCGCGACGAGCAGGAGACGGTCTTCCGCCGCCTGCTGCGCCTGGCACGCGAGCTGGACAAGCCGGTCATCGTTCACGACCGCGATGCTCATGAGCAGGTGCTGGCCTGTCTCAAGGAGGAGAGGGTGAACAGCGGGGTGCTGCACTGCTTTTCGGGTGATACCGCCATGGCGGCCGAGGCGATTGCAATGGGGTTTTACATTTCCATCCCCGGCACCGTCACCTATCCCGCCAACGACGCGCTGCGGGAGGTGGTGCGGGCCACCAGCATCGATCGCATGCTGGTGGAAACCGACTGCCCCTACCTGTCGCCGGTCCCGCATCGCGGCAAGCGCAACGAACCGGCCCACGTGCGTCTGGCAGCGGAACGGGTGGCCGAGGTGAAGGGGCTGACCCTGTCCGACGTGGCCCGCATCACCACCAAGAATGTGCGCGACCTGTTCGGCATCCGGCTGTGGGACCAGTCCACCAAGATCGCCTACATGATCAGGAATTCGCTCTACCTGAACATCACCAACCGCTGTTCCAACCGCTGCTCCTTCTGCGCAAAATTCGATGATTTCACCGTCAAGGGGCACAACCTGCTGCTGGACGGGGAACCTTCCTACGAGGAGGTGATGGCGGCCATAGGGGAGCCGCAGGGGATCGACGAGGTGGTTTTCTGCGGTTACGGCGAGTCGCTGATCCGGCTCGATCTGGTCAAGCAGGTGGCCGCTGCCATGAAGCAGCGCGGCTATCGCGTTCGAATCAATACCGACGGACAAGCCAATCTGGTGCATGGCCGCAATATCCTGCCGGAGCTGGCGGGGCTGGTGGATAGCATCTCCGTCAGCCTCAATGCGCCTGACGCGGAGACCTACGAACGTTTGTGCAACACCCCGTTCGGCCAGGCCGGGTTCGAAGGAATGTGCGATTTCATTCGCCAGGCGCAACAACACATTCCGACCGTGGTGGCCAGCGCCGTGACTGTGCCGGGAATCGACATCGAGGCCTGCCGCAGGCTGGCCGACTCGCTGGGAGCCGAGTTCCGCATCCGGGACTATGCCGAGGTGGGCTAG
- the truD gene encoding tRNA pseudouridine(13) synthase TruD: MPGVAGYLTAGIPETGGTIKESPEDFVVTELPAYEPCGEGEHVYLTIEKRGMTTLEAIRRVARELRTPERDIGYAGMKDSVGITRQMISLQRIRPEDVVGRDLNGVRVIAAARHGNKLRLGHLKGNRFRIAVRDVIASAAETAPAVIALLEERGVPNRFGFQRYGAQGNSHLIGKAMLRRDWQAAVECLLGEPQAVRDADWRAAIEAYRQGDLAGALRLMPRHCQGERDILRRLATRPQEWEKAFAVVHPRLKKLYLSACQSSLFDRVVERRLSGIDQVVAGDLAWKHDNGACFLVDDASREAPRAARFEISATGPLFGTRMKWPAGDILADEQQLLAEEGLSPEVFDLGKGLVMEGERRPLRVPLGEPRCSVESGTMLLEFSLPKGSYATSVIREITKAF, encoded by the coding sequence TTGCCGGGCGTGGCGGGATACCTGACGGCCGGCATCCCCGAGACCGGCGGTACCATCAAGGAGTCTCCGGAGGATTTCGTCGTCACCGAGCTTCCGGCCTATGAGCCGTGCGGAGAGGGAGAGCATGTCTATCTGACCATCGAGAAGCGCGGCATGACGACCCTGGAGGCCATCCGCCGGGTGGCCCGGGAACTGCGCACTCCGGAGCGGGATATCGGCTATGCCGGTATGAAGGACAGCGTCGGCATCACCCGCCAGATGATTTCCCTGCAGCGCATCCGGCCCGAAGATGTTGTTGGCCGCGACCTGAACGGGGTGCGGGTGATCGCTGCTGCGCGCCACGGCAATAAGCTGCGGCTGGGGCACCTCAAGGGCAACCGCTTCCGCATCGCCGTACGTGATGTAATCGCCTCGGCCGCCGAAACCGCCCCGGCGGTCATTGCGTTGCTTGAGGAGCGAGGTGTGCCGAACCGGTTCGGCTTTCAGCGCTATGGTGCCCAGGGCAATTCACACCTGATCGGCAAGGCCATGCTGCGCCGCGACTGGCAGGCAGCCGTGGAGTGCCTGCTGGGAGAGCCACAGGCGGTGCGGGATGCCGATTGGAGAGCCGCCATCGAGGCCTACCGGCAGGGGGACCTGGCCGGAGCCCTGCGCCTGATGCCCCGGCACTGCCAGGGGGAGCGGGATATCCTGAGGCGGCTGGCAACCCGCCCGCAGGAGTGGGAAAAGGCCTTTGCCGTCGTGCATCCGCGCCTGAAGAAGCTGTACCTGTCCGCTTGCCAGTCCAGCCTGTTCGATCGTGTCGTGGAGCGGAGGCTGAGCGGCATCGACCAAGTGGTGGCCGGCGATCTGGCCTGGAAACACGACAACGGCGCCTGCTTCCTGGTGGATGATGCCTCCCGGGAGGCGCCCCGCGCGGCTCGCTTCGAAATATCCGCCACCGGCCCGCTTTTCGGGACCAGGATGAAATGGCCTGCGGGGGATATCCTGGCTGACGAGCAACAGCTGCTGGCTGAGGAAGGGTTGTCTCCGGAAGTCTTCGATCTCGGCAAGGGGCTGGTCATGGAGGGTGAGCGCCGCCCCTTGCGGGTGCCGCTGGGCGAGCCCCGCTGTTCTGTGGAGAGTGGCACCATGCTGCTGGAGTTCAGCCTGCCGAAGGGGAGCTATGCCACCAGCGTGATCCGGGAGATCACCAAGGCCTTTTGA
- a CDS encoding tRNA (cytidine(34)-2'-O)-methyltransferase, with product MFESPFHIVLVEPEIPPNTGNIARLCAATGTVLHLVEPLGFSIDDRQLKRAGLDYWSSVEVRIWQSLDQLKAAFPNGRFFYLTTKVARSFLAAGFRPGDFIVFGKETKGLPAEVIAANPDTAITIPMPANTVRSLNLSTSAGIVLYEALRQTGRIA from the coding sequence TTGTTCGAATCCCCCTTCCATATTGTCCTGGTCGAGCCGGAGATCCCCCCCAATACCGGCAACATCGCCCGCCTCTGCGCTGCCACCGGCACGGTCCTGCACCTGGTGGAGCCGCTCGGCTTTTCCATCGACGACCGGCAATTGAAGCGGGCCGGCCTGGATTACTGGTCCAGCGTGGAGGTGCGCATATGGCAGTCGCTCGATCAACTGAAGGCAGCCTTTCCGAATGGCCGCTTCTTCTATCTTACCACGAAGGTTGCCCGCAGCTTTCTCGCGGCCGGGTTCAGGCCGGGGGATTTCATCGTCTTCGGCAAGGAGACCAAGGGGTTGCCGGCTGAAGTCATTGCCGCCAATCCCGATACTGCCATCACCATCCCCATGCCGGCCAATACCGTGCGCAGCCTGAACCTGTCCACCTCGGCCGGCATCGTGCTGTACGAGGCCCTGCGCCAGACCGGGAGGATCGCCTGA
- the serA gene encoding phosphoglycerate dehydrogenase — MKIIVTDEVSAEGLALLTQEPRIQLDVRLGLEKEQLLEIIGDYEVIITRSGTTVDKDLLNAGRKLKIVARAGVGIDNVDVDYASSKGVIVVNAPFGNTNSAAEHTMALLLSFCRNVTIANSSLKSGEWKRAPFTGHELKGKLAGVIGLGKVGGRVATRLKAFECEVLACDPYISVKRANDLGVKLVSHEEIYKNCDIITVHTPLNDETRDMIGPKEFSLMKSGVIILNVARGGIINEQALLDNLLNGKVIGGAVDVWSEEPPKSEHVKQLIASNRLVVTPHLGANTFEAQVNVAVDVSREIINYLDDKPLENAVNIPRFDLALMDQMRPFLNLMNVMCDFGVQILDGNPEKLTLSYAGNIAHYDCSPLTVCGLSTLLNRMVDQDVNMVNASLIAEQMGIVVEETKTTHSDAFSNVITLIAESGGKRRLISGTLFEGAPRIVRLRNYTMDFAPEEHMLLLHYADRPGMIGKIGTIMGTHDINIASLNLGRSEKKGEAMVILSVDSAVPSHVVDEIRAATEATFIRALHMRAGACSRSCSCGA; from the coding sequence ATGAAGATTATCGTTACGGATGAAGTATCGGCCGAAGGGCTCGCCCTGCTGACGCAGGAGCCCCGCATTCAGCTCGACGTCAGGCTGGGTCTCGAAAAGGAACAGCTGCTCGAAATCATCGGCGATTACGAGGTCATCATTACCCGCAGCGGCACCACCGTGGACAAAGACCTGCTGAACGCCGGGCGCAAGCTGAAGATCGTGGCCCGGGCAGGTGTTGGCATCGACAACGTTGACGTCGATTACGCCAGCTCCAAAGGGGTGATCGTGGTGAACGCCCCCTTCGGCAACACCAACAGTGCGGCCGAGCATACCATGGCACTGCTGCTCTCCTTCTGCCGCAACGTCACCATTGCCAACTCCAGCCTCAAATCGGGCGAGTGGAAGCGCGCCCCCTTCACCGGTCACGAACTCAAGGGCAAACTGGCCGGGGTGATCGGCCTGGGAAAGGTCGGCGGCCGTGTTGCCACGCGCCTGAAAGCCTTCGAGTGCGAGGTGTTGGCCTGCGATCCGTATATCTCCGTGAAACGCGCCAATGACCTGGGGGTCAAGCTGGTTTCCCACGAAGAGATCTACAAGAACTGCGACATCATCACCGTTCACACGCCGCTCAACGACGAGACCCGCGACATGATCGGCCCCAAGGAATTCAGCCTGATGAAGAGCGGCGTCATTATCCTCAACGTGGCCCGCGGCGGCATCATCAATGAACAGGCGCTCCTGGACAACCTGCTCAACGGCAAGGTCATCGGCGGTGCCGTGGACGTCTGGAGCGAGGAGCCCCCCAAGTCGGAGCATGTAAAACAGCTGATCGCCAGCAACCGGCTGGTGGTGACCCCCCATCTGGGGGCCAACACCTTCGAGGCCCAGGTAAACGTGGCGGTGGATGTTTCCCGCGAAATTATCAACTACCTGGACGACAAACCGCTGGAGAACGCCGTCAACATCCCGCGCTTCGACCTGGCGCTGATGGACCAGATGCGGCCGTTCCTCAACCTGATGAACGTCATGTGCGATTTCGGCGTCCAGATTCTCGACGGAAACCCGGAAAAGCTCACCCTTTCCTACGCCGGTAACATCGCCCACTACGACTGTTCTCCGCTGACCGTCTGCGGCCTCTCCACCCTGCTGAACCGCATGGTGGACCAGGATGTGAACATGGTCAACGCCTCCCTGATCGCCGAGCAGATGGGCATTGTGGTGGAGGAAACCAAAACCACCCACTCGGATGCCTTTTCGAACGTCATCACCCTGATCGCCGAAAGCGGCGGCAAGCGGCGCCTGATTTCGGGCACACTCTTCGAAGGCGCTCCCCGTATCGTGCGCCTGCGCAACTACACCATGGATTTTGCCCCTGAAGAGCACATGCTGCTGCTGCATTACGCCGACCGCCCCGGCATGATCGGCAAAATCGGCACCATCATGGGCACCCACGACATCAACATCGCCTCCCTGAACCTGGGACGCAGCGAAAAGAAAGGGGAGGCCATGGTAATCCTGTCCGTGGATTCGGCGGTACCATCCCATGTCGTCGACGAAATCAGGGCCGCCACCGAAGCAACCTTCATCAGGGCGCTGCACATGCGGGCCGGAGCATGCTCGCGCAGTTGCAGCTGCGGCGCCTAG
- the lgt gene encoding prolipoprotein diacylglyceryl transferase, giving the protein MQFPSIDPVFLRIGPLQFRWYGLMYILGFIATYFILRGESARKRLSLSRDDIADLVFYGAMGVVLGGRLGYILFYNLGFYLTHPLRVFAVWEGGMSFHGGFLGVILAFVLFSRRRKVPFWTLIDMAALCAPVGLGLGRLGNFINGELYGRPTDVPWGMVFPNGGSQPRHPSQLYEAFLEGLVLFLIVRFAGRRSARTGVAAWSFVAGYGLFRFIIEFFREPDAQLGIFWGYLSMGQLLSLPMFLLGTFMVFRISRSNP; this is encoded by the coding sequence ATGCAGTTTCCATCAATCGATCCCGTCTTCCTTCGCATCGGCCCGCTCCAGTTCCGCTGGTACGGGCTGATGTACATCCTGGGCTTCATCGCCACCTACTTCATCCTGCGGGGGGAAAGCGCCAGGAAGCGGCTCTCCCTTTCCCGGGACGACATTGCCGACCTGGTCTTCTATGGAGCCATGGGGGTGGTGCTGGGGGGACGGCTCGGTTACATCCTGTTCTACAACCTCGGTTTTTACCTGACCCACCCGCTCAGGGTCTTTGCCGTCTGGGAGGGGGGCATGTCCTTCCACGGCGGGTTCCTGGGGGTCATCCTGGCCTTTGTCCTGTTCAGCCGCCGCAGAAAAGTCCCTTTCTGGACCCTGATCGACATGGCCGCCCTGTGCGCGCCGGTCGGGCTGGGGTTGGGCAGGCTCGGCAACTTCATCAACGGCGAGCTGTACGGCAGACCCACCGATGTTCCCTGGGGCATGGTATTTCCCAACGGCGGCAGTCAGCCCCGGCACCCGTCCCAGCTCTACGAAGCGTTCCTGGAAGGACTGGTCCTGTTCCTGATCGTGCGCTTTGCAGGCCGGAGATCTGCACGAACCGGCGTGGCGGCCTGGTCCTTTGTTGCCGGGTACGGCCTGTTCCGCTTCATCATCGAATTCTTCCGCGAGCCCGACGCTCAACTCGGCATCTTCTGGGGATACCTTTCCATGGGGCAGCTCCTCAGTCTGCCGATGTTCCTGCTGGGCACCTTCATGGTGTTCAGGATTTCCCGCTCCAATCCCTGA
- a CDS encoding ferritin → MISKKMADAINKHMNLELHSAHLYLSMSSCANALGLKGAATWFSVQYREEMAHFFKFYTYLIDQGENIELLAGKAVPNQYKTLLEMVEKTLVHEQLITKCINDLSEQAVKEKDHATQIFLQWFVTEQIEEENNDRDLIAKLKMVGDNGYGILMIDAEMGQRVFTPPPGTTVMI, encoded by the coding sequence ATGATCAGCAAGAAAATGGCCGATGCGATTAACAAACACATGAACCTCGAACTCCATTCCGCCCACCTGTACCTTTCCATGTCATCCTGCGCCAACGCGCTCGGGCTGAAGGGAGCTGCCACCTGGTTCAGCGTACAGTACCGGGAAGAAATGGCCCATTTTTTCAAGTTTTATACCTACCTGATCGACCAGGGGGAGAACATCGAGCTGCTGGCGGGAAAAGCGGTTCCGAATCAATACAAGACGCTGCTGGAGATGGTCGAGAAAACCCTGGTCCACGAGCAGCTCATCACCAAATGCATCAACGATCTGAGCGAGCAGGCGGTCAAGGAAAAGGATCATGCCACCCAGATCTTTCTGCAATGGTTCGTCACCGAGCAGATAGAGGAAGAGAACAACGACCGCGATCTGATAGCCAAGCTGAAGATGGTCGGAGACAACGGATACGGAATCCTGATGATCGACGCAGAAATGGGACAGCGGGTTTTTACTCCCCCTCCGGGAACGACCGTGATGATCTGA
- a CDS encoding DUF1450 domain-containing protein, with translation MKIRFCEHNKGKGKVFRRLQEEFPDLNVKIKSCVKQCGACREMPMATVDGKKVTGHDGDHLYKKLVTILSEKRKKD, from the coding sequence ATGAAGATACGATTCTGCGAGCACAACAAAGGCAAAGGCAAGGTTTTCCGGCGGCTTCAGGAAGAATTTCCCGACCTGAACGTCAAGATAAAGAGCTGCGTCAAGCAGTGCGGCGCCTGCCGGGAAATGCCCATGGCAACCGTGGACGGTAAAAAGGTTACCGGTCACGACGGCGACCATCTCTACAAGAAGCTCGTCACGATCCTTTCCGAAAAGCGGAAGAAAGACTGA
- a CDS encoding DUF1540 domain-containing protein has translation MTMKMPTISACEVTDCAYNANRQCHTMAVTVGGPETCARCDTYLHASPKGGVSDMTGGVGACKVKDCSFNSSFECSAPSIKVSQHQGHADCTTFKLR, from the coding sequence ATGACCATGAAAATGCCAACAATATCTGCGTGTGAAGTGACAGATTGCGCATACAATGCAAACCGGCAGTGCCATACGATGGCGGTGACCGTCGGAGGTCCGGAGACCTGTGCCCGCTGTGATACCTACCTGCATGCCTCCCCAAAGGGGGGAGTATCGGATATGACTGGCGGCGTGGGGGCCTGTAAGGTGAAGGATTGTTCGTTCAACAGCTCTTTCGAGTGTTCCGCCCCGAGCATCAAGGTTAGCCAGCATCAGGGGCATGCCGACTGCACGACGTTCAAACTCAGATAA
- the bfr gene encoding bacterioferritin: MKGHEKIIEHLNMRLAEELTAINQYMVHSEMCANWNYERLHEVIEKRAIEEMRHAEKLIARILFLEGRPIVSDLGRMHIGDMVPKMHANDLDAETIAIRGYNESIRLAVELGDNGTRDLLQSILNAEEEHVDWIEAQLDQIQQVGQENYLTEQIV, from the coding sequence ATGAAGGGACACGAGAAGATCATTGAACATCTGAACATGCGTCTGGCCGAGGAACTGACCGCCATCAACCAGTACATGGTCCATTCGGAAATGTGCGCCAATTGGAACTATGAGCGGCTGCACGAGGTGATCGAAAAACGGGCCATCGAAGAGATGCGGCATGCGGAGAAGCTGATCGCCCGCATCCTGTTCCTGGAGGGGCGCCCCATTGTCAGCGATCTGGGAAGGATGCACATCGGCGACATGGTGCCGAAGATGCATGCAAACGACCTGGATGCCGAAACGATCGCCATCAGGGGCTACAACGAGAGCATCCGGTTGGCTGTCGAACTGGGGGATAACGGTACCCGCGACCTGCTCCAGTCGATCCTGAATGCGGAGGAGGAGCACGTGGACTGGATCGAGGCCCAGCTCGACCAGATCCAGCAGGTCGGGCAGGAGAATTACCTCACGGAGCAGATCGTATAG
- a CDS encoding NADPH:quinone reductase: MKAIRVHAFGPPEEMKLEEVPELSPGPGQVVVSVKAVGVNPVDTYIRSGLYRPDLKLPYTPGQDAAGVIVKTGEGIKHRTVGQRVYNSSSLSGTYAEEVLCEEFQTRPLPDGVSFAQGAAIGVPYGAAYRALFQRAKARAGETVLVHGASGGVGLAAVQLACSAGMRVIGTVGSEEGRALVLAQGAHHVLNHREEGYLDDLQDLTCGKGIDVVLEMLANVNLDHDLNIVATGGRVVVIGSRGRVEIDPRTAMGREASILGMTLYNASKADLASMHAAFAAGLENGTLRPVVSRELPLAEAATAHHAVIEASTFGKIVLVP, from the coding sequence ATGAAAGCCATTCGCGTACATGCCTTCGGTCCACCCGAAGAGATGAAGCTTGAAGAGGTTCCCGAACTTTCCCCGGGTCCGGGACAGGTCGTCGTCAGTGTCAAGGCTGTTGGCGTCAATCCGGTCGATACCTACATCCGGTCCGGGCTCTACCGCCCCGACCTCAAACTGCCCTATACTCCCGGTCAGGATGCGGCCGGTGTGATCGTGAAAACAGGGGAGGGGATCAAGCACCGCACGGTCGGTCAGCGGGTGTACAACTCCTCGTCGCTGAGCGGGACCTATGCCGAAGAGGTGCTGTGCGAGGAGTTCCAGACCCGACCGCTGCCCGATGGTGTCAGCTTCGCCCAGGGGGCGGCCATCGGTGTCCCCTATGGCGCCGCCTATCGGGCACTGTTCCAGCGGGCCAAGGCCCGTGCCGGCGAAACGGTGCTGGTGCATGGCGCCAGCGGCGGCGTCGGTCTGGCGGCAGTGCAGTTGGCATGCAGCGCGGGCATGCGGGTGATCGGAACGGTCGGAAGCGAGGAGGGAAGGGCGTTAGTGCTGGCGCAGGGAGCCCATCATGTGCTGAACCATCGCGAAGAGGGATACCTGGATGACCTGCAGGACCTGACCTGCGGCAAGGGGATCGATGTGGTCCTCGAGATGCTGGCGAACGTGAATCTGGACCATGATCTCAATATCGTGGCAACCGGCGGCAGAGTGGTGGTGATCGGCAGCCGCGGCAGGGTGGAGATCGATCCGCGCACAGCCATGGGGCGCGAGGCCAGCATCCTGGGCATGACGCTCTACAATGCCAGCAAGGCCGATCTGGCCAGCATGCATGCCGCTTTTGCCGCCGGGCTGGAGAACGGTACTTTACGGCCGGTGGTGAGCAGGGAATTGCCGCTGGCCGAGGCTGCCACCGCGCATCATGCCGTCATCGAGGCAAGCACGTTCGGCAAGATCGTGCTCGTGCCCTGA
- a CDS encoding sulfite exporter TauE/SafE family protein — translation MDRATLMDAAAINLGIGLATGLMAFAHCLGMCGGFVVNLSLERDRSRMIAGQLSWHAGRICSYTLLGAAAGFAGGHIQSLAIGHARFQHLFGYAAGAVIVLMGLSLLGLLPVGRNAGSDESLLSAVCRRLFSSPTPGAALLMGIVAGLLPCPISLALLTYALQSGSVVVGMALMGGLGIGTLLPLLLLGLANRLGGLHRRRWSARIGGGALVLMGVLIMARGTGICHRLLGCPTGPAIPRSIAAGEHPRCCPDTKAVNGNDR, via the coding sequence ATGGACAGGGCAACCTTGATGGACGCAGCGGCAATCAATCTTGGTATCGGCCTGGCAACCGGCCTGATGGCCTTTGCCCACTGCCTTGGCATGTGCGGAGGATTCGTGGTGAACCTGTCGCTGGAACGGGACAGGAGCCGGATGATCGCCGGCCAGCTGTCATGGCACGCCGGCAGGATCTGCAGCTACACCCTGCTCGGCGCCGCAGCCGGGTTTGCCGGGGGGCATATACAGTCTCTGGCCATCGGACATGCGCGTTTTCAGCACCTGTTCGGATACGCGGCCGGAGCAGTGATCGTGCTGATGGGATTGAGCCTCCTGGGGCTGCTGCCGGTCGGCAGGAACGCCGGGAGCGACGAAAGCCTCCTGTCGGCCGTGTGCCGGCGGCTGTTCTCCTCCCCCACTCCGGGAGCGGCATTGCTGATGGGAATAGTGGCCGGCCTGCTCCCCTGCCCGATCTCACTGGCGCTTCTGACCTATGCGCTGCAGTCGGGCTCGGTGGTCGTCGGGATGGCACTCATGGGGGGGCTCGGCATCGGTACCCTGCTGCCGCTGCTGCTGCTCGGCCTGGCCAACCGGCTGGGGGGGCTGCACCGGCGCAGATGGAGCGCCCGGATCGGAGGGGGAGCCCTGGTGCTGATGGGGGTGCTGATCATGGCCCGGGGAACGGGGATCTGCCACCGGCTCCTCGGCTGTCCTACCGGGCCGGCCATCCCCCGATCGATTGCGGCCGGGGAGCACCCTCGGTGCTGCCCCGATACGAAAGCGGTGAACGGCAATGACCGCTGA